One Watersipora subatra chromosome 4, tzWatSuba1.1, whole genome shotgun sequence genomic window carries:
- the LOC137392762 gene encoding acid phosphatase type 7-like isoform X2 yields MVMNLYDQCIFLILMSTLNANPEPPAYVYPEQVHLSFGETPLQMVVTWTTFNFTSSLVEYGMGELSSISEGSASRFFDKNDTGRIWYIHRVTLDHLKPGYKYAYHCGSTQGWSDLFFFTSRSIDVDWAPWLAIYGDLGSSNGQSIMRLQQEVVRNTIDVVLHVGDFAYDLDSDSGRVGDAFMRQIEPIAAYVPYMTSVGNHEHAQNFSHYRARFTMPGHTDGMYYSYDVGRAHIVSLSTEVYYYGTKAEAAEQLRWLEADLTTLNRRKTPWLIVLGHRPMYCAVKDRSDCNYASNPVREELEFLLYKHGVDLAIWAHEHEYERMYPVYNYTVCNGSAEAPYKNPRAPVHLITGSAGCVERHTPFRLKPPFVAINNGDYGYTKLRVLNSTHLYFEQISDDQRKHQKATCYSCRQALSLTE; encoded by the exons ATGGTCATGAATCTCTATGATCAATGCATTTTTCTAATTCTCATGTCCACTTTGAATGCTAACCCAGAACCACCAGCATATGTTTATCCAGAACAAGTTCATCTGTCTTTCGGAG AAACGCCACTTCAGATGGTAGTGACGTGGACTACCTTCAATTTCACATCCTCTCTAGTGGAGTATGGCATGGGAGAACTGTCATCGATCTCCGAAGGAAGCGCATCAAGGTTTTTTGATAAGAATGACACAGGAAGGATTTGGTACATTCATAGAGTTACTTTGGACCATCTGAAGCCTGGCTACAAATATG CTTATCACTGTGGCAGCACACAAGGATGGAGTGATTTATTTTTCTTCACATCTCGCAGTATTGACGTAGACTGGGCTCCTTGGCTGGCCATCTATGGGGACTTAGGCAGTAGTAATGGTCAATCCATCATGAGACTGCAACAGGAAGTTGTTCGAAACACGATAGATGTTGTGCTACATGTTGGAGATTTTGCATATGACCTTGACAGT GACTCTGGGCGGGTTGGAGATGCGTTTATGCGGCAAATTGAACCTATAGCAGCCTACGTACCTTACATGACATCAGTCGGCAACCACGAGCATGCCCA GAACTTCAGCCACTATAGAGCAAGGTTCACAATGCCTGGACATACTGATGGCATGTACTATAGCTACGACGTGGGTCGTGCACACATCGTGTCGCTCAGCACTGAGGTCTACTACTATGGTACTAAGGCTGAGGCGGCGGAACAGCTCAGATGGCTTGAAGCAGACCTTACG ACGTTAAATAGACGAAAGACTCCATGGCTGATTGTACTGGGTCACAGGCCTATGTACTGTGCTGTGAAAGACCGCAGTGACTGCAACTATGCCAGTAATCCG GTTAGAGAGGAGTTAGAGTTTCTGCTATACAAACACGGAGTGGATCTGGCCATCTGGGCTCACGAGCATGAGTATGAGAGGATGTATCCTGTCTATAACTATACAGTGTGCAATGGCAGCGCAGAAGCACCTTACAAAAACCCCAGAGCACCTGTTCACTTGATCACAGGCTCTGCT GGGTGCGTAGAGAGACACACTCCATTCAGGTTAAAGCCTCCATTTGTAGCCATAAACAATGGTGACTACGGCTATACCAAACTTCGAGTTCTCAATTCAACTCATCTCTACTTTGAGCAAATTAGTGATGACCAG AGGAAGCATCAAAAGGCCACTTGCTATTCTTGCAGGCAGGCGCTGTCGTTGACAGAGTAA
- the LOC137395274 gene encoding modulator of smoothened protein-like, which translates to MEQAIRRVRNEPLNYVSTLLFAIADLFAIVSLSTPNWLKATNDGKMQIGLLSTCHQVKEQDGVNHCYIPDYIQPEWILTFIFIIIGILGLTVAAAANAFSFIKYPYEAQTIARFAGLVTIIFFNLAQIVFPSAFGQDQIGGAAFQLPSNFDIGPSYVLFFMAHWASVISELCAAKICRTRWQF; encoded by the coding sequence ATGGAACAAGCCATTCGTAGAGTGAGGAATGAACCTCTTAATTATGTATCAACTCTGTTATTTGCAATAGCTGACCTCTTTGCTATTGTAAGTCTCAGCACACCCAACTGGCTAAAAGCTACAAATGATGGCAAAATGCAGATTGGACTACTATCAACGTGTCACCAAGTTAAAGAACAAGACGGGGTCAACCATTGCTACATCCCTGACTACATACAGCCTGAGTGGATCCTAACCTTCATATTTATCATCATTGGAATCCTTGGTCTTACTGTAGCCGCAGCTGCCAATGCCTTCTCATTCATCAAATACCCATATGAAGCGCAGACCATTGCCCGGTTTGCTGGACTAGTAACAATCATATTCTTCAACCTCGCACAAATAGTGTTTCCTTCAGCTTTTGGACAAGATCAAATAGGAGGTGCAGCATTCCAGCTACCATCAAATTTTGACATTGGTCCTTCTTATGTGCTCTTTTTTATGGCTCATTGGGCATCAGTTATATCTGAACTCTGTGCAGCAAAGATTTGTCGAACAAGATGGCAGTTTTAA
- the LOC137392762 gene encoding acid phosphatase type 7-like isoform X1: protein MVMNLYDQCIFLILMSTLNANPEPPAYVYPEQVHLSFGETPLQMVVTWTTFNFTSSLVEYGMGELSSISEGSASRFFDKNDTGRIWYIHRVTLDHLKPGYKYAYHCGSTQGWSDLFFFTSRSIDVDWAPWLAIYGDLGSSNGQSIMRLQQEVVRNTIDVVLHVGDFAYDLDSDSGRVGDAFMRQIEPIAAYVPYMTSVGNHEHAQNFSHYRARFTMPGHTDGMYYSYDVGRAHIVSLSTEVYYYGTKAEAAEQLRWLEADLTTLNRRKTPWLIVLGHRPMYCAVKDRSDCNYASNPVREELEFLLYKHGVDLAIWAHEHEYERMYPVYNYTVCNGSAEAPYKNPRAPVHLITGSAGCVERHTPFRLKPPFVAINNGDYGYTKLRVLNSTHLYFEQISDDQAGAVVDRVMIESHKHGVGVFTCHQDN, encoded by the exons ATGGTCATGAATCTCTATGATCAATGCATTTTTCTAATTCTCATGTCCACTTTGAATGCTAACCCAGAACCACCAGCATATGTTTATCCAGAACAAGTTCATCTGTCTTTCGGAG AAACGCCACTTCAGATGGTAGTGACGTGGACTACCTTCAATTTCACATCCTCTCTAGTGGAGTATGGCATGGGAGAACTGTCATCGATCTCCGAAGGAAGCGCATCAAGGTTTTTTGATAAGAATGACACAGGAAGGATTTGGTACATTCATAGAGTTACTTTGGACCATCTGAAGCCTGGCTACAAATATG CTTATCACTGTGGCAGCACACAAGGATGGAGTGATTTATTTTTCTTCACATCTCGCAGTATTGACGTAGACTGGGCTCCTTGGCTGGCCATCTATGGGGACTTAGGCAGTAGTAATGGTCAATCCATCATGAGACTGCAACAGGAAGTTGTTCGAAACACGATAGATGTTGTGCTACATGTTGGAGATTTTGCATATGACCTTGACAGT GACTCTGGGCGGGTTGGAGATGCGTTTATGCGGCAAATTGAACCTATAGCAGCCTACGTACCTTACATGACATCAGTCGGCAACCACGAGCATGCCCA GAACTTCAGCCACTATAGAGCAAGGTTCACAATGCCTGGACATACTGATGGCATGTACTATAGCTACGACGTGGGTCGTGCACACATCGTGTCGCTCAGCACTGAGGTCTACTACTATGGTACTAAGGCTGAGGCGGCGGAACAGCTCAGATGGCTTGAAGCAGACCTTACG ACGTTAAATAGACGAAAGACTCCATGGCTGATTGTACTGGGTCACAGGCCTATGTACTGTGCTGTGAAAGACCGCAGTGACTGCAACTATGCCAGTAATCCG GTTAGAGAGGAGTTAGAGTTTCTGCTATACAAACACGGAGTGGATCTGGCCATCTGGGCTCACGAGCATGAGTATGAGAGGATGTATCCTGTCTATAACTATACAGTGTGCAATGGCAGCGCAGAAGCACCTTACAAAAACCCCAGAGCACCTGTTCACTTGATCACAGGCTCTGCT GGGTGCGTAGAGAGACACACTCCATTCAGGTTAAAGCCTCCATTTGTAGCCATAAACAATGGTGACTACGGCTATACCAAACTTCGAGTTCTCAATTCAACTCATCTCTACTTTGAGCAAATTAGTGATGACCAG GCAGGCGCTGTCGTTGACAGAGTAATGATAGAATCTCACAAGCACGGTGTTGGTGTTTTTACTTGTCATCAAGACAATTAG